A part of Deinococcus aerolatus genomic DNA contains:
- a CDS encoding phage holin family protein encodes MEERKSMGGAIVDVFDAGVTLVKSEINALVRKVSDIAKAKGIGVVLLLAATGPLILALIFLILAVFYGLMRLGLGAWAAALLIALFSFVVTGAMIMLGIRKLGAEVETDEPPVRRSGPMTEDERLEAQYQAEQAEKAARERRAAQTASAPATQVQAGQSRVAGGAASTPTSTTVISPSPTPRSAAGASGLGASDLAQDQDSRQPARRTSVEVPRDTDLYAGGENRVVGEGGRQATVRVEGGTSTVPVYESEPDGSARMYGGSLNEKLDTGEVPSANRAEIGAHRDAHHDPLLQQPVVLDDAPGISVSTTPTYHDDIKKGGGHS; translated from the coding sequence ATGGAAGAACGCAAGAGTATGGGAGGGGCCATCGTCGACGTGTTCGATGCGGGCGTAACCCTCGTGAAATCCGAGATCAACGCGCTGGTCCGGAAGGTCAGCGACATCGCCAAGGCCAAGGGCATCGGTGTGGTGCTGCTGCTGGCCGCCACCGGTCCGCTAATTCTGGCGCTGATTTTCCTGATTCTGGCAGTGTTCTACGGCCTGATGCGCCTCGGGCTAGGGGCCTGGGCCGCCGCGCTGCTGATCGCCCTGTTCAGCTTTGTGGTCACCGGCGCGATGATCATGCTGGGCATCCGCAAACTGGGGGCGGAGGTCGAGACCGACGAGCCCCCGGTGCGCCGGAGTGGCCCCATGACCGAAGACGAGCGTCTGGAAGCGCAGTATCAGGCTGAACAGGCCGAGAAGGCTGCCCGTGAGCGCCGCGCCGCGCAGACTGCCTCAGCGCCGGCAACCCAGGTGCAGGCAGGCCAGAGCCGCGTCGCTGGCGGCGCCGCCAGCACCCCCACCAGCACCACGGTCATCTCGCCCAGCCCCACGCCACGCAGCGCAGCCGGAGCGTCTGGCCTGGGCGCATCAGACCTTGCCCAGGATCAGGATTCGCGCCAGCCGGCCCGCCGGACCTCGGTGGAAGTGCCGCGCGACACGGACCTCTACGCCGGCGGCGAGAACCGTGTGGTCGGCGAGGGCGGCCGGCAGGCCACCGTGCGCGTCGAGGGCGGCACCTCCACTGTGCCGGTGTACGAGAGCGAACCCGACGGCTCGGCCCGCATGTACGGCGGCTCGCTGAACGAGAAGCTGGACACCGGCGAGGTGCCCAGCGCCAACCGCGCCGAGATCGGCGCCCACCGCGACGCCCACCACGATCCGCTGCTGCAACAGCCTGTGGTGCTGGACGACGCTCCCGGCATCAGCGTCAGCACCACGCCCACCTACCATGACGACATCAAGAAAGGCGGAGGACATTCCTGA
- the rpmE gene encoding 50S ribosomal protein L31: MKKDIHPKAVPTKIIFQGKVIMETMSTRPEIHVDVWSGVHPFWTGEERFLDTEGRVDKFNKRFGDSYRTKKK; the protein is encoded by the coding sequence ATGAAAAAAGACATCCACCCCAAAGCGGTTCCCACCAAGATTATTTTTCAGGGCAAGGTCATCATGGAGACCATGAGCACCCGCCCCGAGATCCACGTTGATGTCTGGAGCGGCGTTCACCCCTTCTGGACCGGTGAGGAACGTTTCCTGGACACCGAAGGCCGCGTGGACAAGTTCAACAAGCGCTTCGGCGACAGCTACCGCACCAAGAAGAAGTAA
- the rplU gene encoding 50S ribosomal protein L21: MFAIIQTGGKQYRVQEGDVIRVESLAGEAGDTLDLTPIFVGGDKALFGDAVSSYVVNAEVVEHGRGPKIYIRKYKSGVQYRRRTGHRQDFTAIKITGIKG, translated from the coding sequence ATGTTTGCAATTATTCAGACCGGCGGCAAGCAGTACCGCGTGCAGGAAGGCGACGTGATCCGCGTGGAAAGTCTGGCGGGCGAGGCCGGCGACACGCTGGACCTGACCCCCATCTTTGTGGGCGGCGACAAGGCCCTGTTCGGCGACGCCGTGAGCAGCTACGTGGTGAACGCTGAAGTGGTCGAGCACGGCCGCGGCCCCAAGATCTACATCCGCAAGTACAAGAGCGGCGTGCAGTACCGCCGCCGCACCGGCCACCGCCAGGATTTCACCGCGATTAAGATCACCGGGATCAAGGGTTAA
- a CDS encoding bifunctional metallophosphatase/5'-nucleotidase — protein sequence MKSTRSLLLSAALLGTASAAPITITVLHTDDLHGHLEPTKIGENMYGGYARQTTLIKQFGAQDPNPLILSGGDTFQGTLFYNVYKGLADVLFMNYQRYDAMAVGNHEFDDGPAALAKFVDKAKFPVLAANIDVSTEPLLKDRIKPYAILNVGGEKVGVIGAVTPDLPLISSPGDNVKMLDLMKSLQASADVLKGQGINKIFLVSHLGYTLEQEVAKTVSGIDVIVGGHSHTLLGTFNNKDFPASEGPYPTVANNPDGNKTLLVAAWEWGKVLGRLQVKFDDAGAVQSWEGNPIPVSADIAEDDTARRMVATLTVPIASLRRQVVGNAPIGLNGSREVVRKRESGMANVLADAALAAGKQAGAQLALVNGGGVRASIDAGPITFDEAITVQPFGNSLSLLDLTGAQIRAALEHGVATWSENKGQFLHVSKGMSYTFDLSKPAGSRVTAVTLDGQPLDNAKTYKVATNNFTAGGGDGFTMFKGAPRLDTGKLDVDILVDFLKANPNLRAEPEGRIVLLNEPK from the coding sequence ATGAAATCCACACGGTCCCTTCTTCTGAGCGCCGCCCTGCTGGGAACGGCGTCCGCTGCGCCCATTACCATCACGGTGCTGCACACCGATGACCTGCACGGGCACCTGGAGCCCACCAAGATCGGCGAGAACATGTACGGCGGCTACGCCCGCCAGACCACCCTGATCAAGCAGTTCGGCGCGCAGGACCCCAACCCGCTGATCCTGTCGGGCGGCGACACCTTCCAGGGCACGCTGTTCTACAACGTGTACAAGGGGCTGGCCGACGTGCTGTTCATGAACTACCAGCGCTACGACGCGATGGCGGTGGGCAACCACGAGTTCGACGACGGCCCGGCGGCGCTGGCCAAGTTCGTGGACAAGGCCAAATTTCCCGTGCTGGCGGCCAACATTGACGTCAGCACCGAGCCGCTGCTCAAGGACCGCATCAAGCCCTACGCCATCCTGAACGTGGGCGGCGAGAAGGTCGGCGTGATCGGCGCAGTTACCCCCGATCTGCCGCTGATCAGCAGCCCCGGCGACAACGTCAAGATGCTGGACCTGATGAAAAGCCTTCAGGCCAGCGCAGACGTTCTCAAGGGCCAGGGCATCAACAAGATCTTCCTGGTCTCGCACCTGGGCTACACCCTGGAACAGGAAGTGGCCAAAACGGTTTCGGGCATCGACGTGATCGTGGGCGGGCACTCGCACACGCTGCTGGGCACCTTCAACAACAAGGACTTTCCGGCCAGCGAGGGGCCGTACCCCACCGTGGCCAACAACCCCGACGGCAACAAGACGCTGCTGGTCGCCGCCTGGGAATGGGGCAAGGTGCTGGGCCGCCTGCAGGTCAAGTTCGATGACGCCGGGGCCGTGCAGTCCTGGGAGGGCAACCCCATCCCCGTGTCCGCCGACATTGCCGAGGACGACACCGCCCGGCGCATGGTCGCCACCCTGACCGTGCCGATTGCCAGCCTGCGCCGGCAGGTTGTAGGAAATGCGCCGATCGGCCTGAACGGCAGCCGCGAGGTGGTCCGCAAGCGCGAGAGCGGCATGGCCAACGTGCTGGCCGACGCGGCGCTGGCCGCCGGCAAGCAGGCCGGGGCGCAGCTGGCCCTGGTCAACGGTGGGGGCGTGCGCGCCAGCATCGACGCTGGCCCCATCACCTTCGACGAGGCCATCACCGTGCAGCCCTTCGGCAACTCGCTGAGTCTGCTGGACCTGACCGGCGCGCAGATTCGCGCCGCGCTGGAACACGGCGTCGCCACCTGGAGCGAGAACAAAGGCCAGTTCCTGCACGTGTCCAAGGGCATGAGCTACACCTTTGACCTGTCCAAGCCTGCCGGCAGCCGCGTGACCGCCGTGACCCTGGACGGTCAGCCGCTGGACAACGCCAAGACCTACAAGGTGGCCACCAACAACTTCACGGCGGGCGGCGGCGACGGCTTCACCATGTTCAAGGGCGCCCCGCGCCTGGACACCGGCAAGCTGGACGTGGACATCCTGGTGGATTTCCTGAAGGCCAACCCCAATCTGCGGGCCGAGCCGGAAGGCCGCATCGTGCTGCTGAACGAGCCCAAGTAA
- a CDS encoding Fur family transcriptional regulator, producing the protein MTATRSTRQRDVIAQVLGRAPGPLAVTEIFELAQGDLPGLGIATVYRTLKLLTGQGQIHPVTLDGETLYEASGKGHHHHFSCNHCGRVFTLHTCPVTLPSGTVYPGGFVVEAHEVTLYGQCPDCAGSQPG; encoded by the coding sequence ATGACGGCCACCCGCAGCACCCGCCAGCGCGACGTGATCGCCCAGGTGCTGGGACGTGCGCCAGGACCGCTGGCCGTGACTGAGATCTTCGAACTGGCCCAGGGCGATCTGCCGGGCCTGGGCATTGCCACGGTGTACCGCACCCTGAAGCTGCTGACCGGGCAGGGCCAGATTCACCCGGTCACGCTGGACGGCGAGACGCTCTACGAGGCGTCGGGCAAGGGCCACCACCACCACTTTTCCTGCAACCACTGCGGGCGGGTCTTCACGCTACACACCTGCCCCGTCACGCTGCCCAGCGGCACCGTGTACCCCGGCGGCTTCGTGGTGGAGGCGCATGAGGTCACGCTGTACGGCCAGTGCCCGGACTGCGCCGGAAGCCAACCGGGCTAG
- a CDS encoding class I SAM-dependent methyltransferase, translated as MTSVPQKPQMQGNLNPVPPTQPALTAAQHSNTLELTARGYALWRARSLGLLSGTPFGLAREARLFRALCRPQPGQDWLDAGTSAGFYAGVLAAADCRVLAADLSAPMLSEAQRRENSPNIDWALMNLEDSGLPDGSFDGVAVGATLNETHDPARFLSELARVLRPGGQLWLMYVPRTGGLLQRLLSVPTLGGLNFPDPAWVARQLPGLDLTDGLGVGAVRFGRYVKRGGG; from the coding sequence ATGACTTCTGTGCCACAAAAGCCCCAGATGCAAGGAAACCTGAACCCCGTCCCGCCCACACAGCCGGCCCTGACCGCGGCCCAGCACAGCAATACGCTGGAATTGACAGCGCGTGGTTACGCTCTGTGGCGCGCCCGGTCGCTGGGTCTGCTGAGCGGCACCCCCTTTGGCCTGGCGCGGGAAGCCCGGCTGTTCCGGGCACTGTGCCGCCCGCAACCGGGTCAGGACTGGCTGGACGCGGGAACCAGCGCGGGTTTCTACGCGGGCGTGCTGGCGGCGGCCGACTGCCGGGTGCTGGCCGCCGACCTCAGCGCCCCGATGCTGAGCGAGGCCCAGCGCCGCGAGAACAGCCCGAACATCGACTGGGCGCTGATGAATCTGGAAGACAGCGGTCTGCCGGATGGAAGCTTCGACGGCGTGGCGGTGGGGGCCACCCTGAACGAGACGCATGACCCGGCGCGGTTTCTGTCCGAACTGGCGCGCGTGCTGCGCCCCGGCGGCCAGCTGTGGCTGATGTACGTGCCGCGCACCGGCGGCCTCCTGCAGCGCCTGCTGTCCGTTCCCACGCTGGGCGGCCTGAACTTTCCCGATCCGGCCTGGGTGGCGCGCCAGTTGCCTGGCCTGGACCTGACCGATGGCCTGGGTGTCGGCGCGGTGCGGTTCGGGCGGTACGTTAAACGGGGCGGAGGGTGA
- the rpmA gene encoding 50S ribosomal protein L27: MAHKKGVGSSKNGRDSQPKYLGVKKFGGEVVKAGNILVRQRGTKFKAGPGVGMGRDHTLFALEHGRVVFTNRGGTGRFISIETVAAAPTEIAAD, from the coding sequence ATGGCACATAAGAAAGGCGTAGGTTCGTCCAAGAACGGACGCGACAGCCAGCCCAAGTACCTGGGCGTCAAGAAGTTCGGCGGCGAAGTCGTTAAGGCCGGCAACATCCTGGTTCGCCAGCGCGGCACCAAGTTCAAGGCCGGCCCCGGCGTGGGCATGGGCCGCGACCACACCCTGTTTGCGCTGGAGCACGGCCGCGTCGTGTTCACCAACCGGGGGGGCACCGGCCGCTTCATCAGCATTGAGACCGTGGCCGCCGCGCCCACCGAAATCGCCGCCGACTGA
- a CDS encoding thymidine kinase yields the protein MLRSPFHGGHLEVIVGPMFSGKSEELIRRVTRSLIARQNVLVFKPALDDRYHASAVASHAGRSVQALAVRGVADIRAHLSGEDRLLGEQRPPLPDVVGIDEVQFFGTEVVDLALALADAGVRVILAGLDLDFRAEPFGPMPQLLARAESVEKLTAICTVCGAPATRSQRLIGGQPARYDDPVVLVGAQESYEARCRVHHEVLGLPTPPAQDPAEGQTTDV from the coding sequence GTGCTGAGATCCCCCTTCCACGGCGGCCACCTTGAAGTGATCGTCGGCCCCATGTTCAGCGGCAAGAGCGAGGAGCTGATTCGCCGCGTGACCCGTTCGCTGATTGCGAGGCAGAACGTGCTGGTGTTTAAACCCGCGCTGGATGACCGCTACCATGCATCCGCCGTCGCCAGCCATGCCGGACGCAGCGTGCAGGCGCTGGCGGTGCGCGGCGTGGCTGACATCCGCGCCCACCTGTCCGGCGAGGACCGCCTGCTGGGCGAGCAACGCCCACCCCTGCCCGATGTGGTGGGCATCGACGAGGTCCAGTTTTTTGGGACGGAGGTGGTGGACCTGGCCCTGGCGCTGGCCGACGCGGGCGTGCGGGTCATCCTGGCGGGGCTGGACCTGGATTTCCGCGCCGAGCCGTTCGGCCCCATGCCGCAGCTGCTGGCCCGCGCCGAGAGCGTGGAGAAGCTGACGGCCATCTGCACGGTCTGCGGCGCCCCGGCCACCCGCTCCCAGCGCCTGATCGGCGGGCAGCCCGCGCGTTACGACGACCCGGTGGTGCTGGTGGGCGCGCAGGAAAGCTACGAGGCCCGCTGCCGGGTGCATCACGAGGTGCTGGGGCTGCCCACGCCACCGGCTCAGGACCCGGCCGAGGGCCAGACGACAGACGTTTAA
- the glgC gene encoding glucose-1-phosphate adenylyltransferase: MKPRVLGMILAGGQGSRLAPLTQKRSKPAVPFGSKYRIIDFAINNFINSGLFGIYVLTQYKAQSLTEHIQRGWRFGTFLSDYFITLVPAQMYRIEELGPVWYRGTADAVYQNLHLLDNNKADYVAIFSGDHIYKMNVEHMIQTHIDTRADITIAAYPMPQEQAHQFGIMHVDEQWKVTDFLEKPKDPPSIPGQPGTSLTSMGNYIFSRRALEELLVTSMGDGEEGFDFGGDVIPRALSDGYTVMAYDFHKNPIPGQTGPNLYWRDVGTLDAYFEANMDLVSINPEFGLYNAEWPLRTSSEFSPPAKFVHESEGRKGQAFNSIMAGGTIISGGTVRDSVLGRGIHTHSYSVVESCVLFDEVEVGRHSHLRRAIVDKDVVIPPGTKIGLDVEEDRARGFTVTESGVVVVPKGYTF; this comes from the coding sequence ATGAAACCACGTGTACTAGGCATGATTCTGGCCGGGGGGCAGGGTTCGCGACTGGCCCCGCTGACGCAGAAGCGCTCCAAGCCCGCCGTGCCCTTCGGCAGCAAGTACCGCATCATTGACTTCGCCATCAACAACTTCATCAACTCGGGGTTGTTCGGCATCTACGTGCTGACCCAGTACAAGGCCCAGAGCCTGACCGAGCACATCCAGCGCGGCTGGCGCTTCGGCACCTTCCTCAGCGACTACTTCATCACGCTGGTGCCGGCGCAGATGTACCGCATCGAGGAACTGGGACCGGTGTGGTACCGCGGCACGGCGGACGCGGTGTATCAGAACCTGCACCTGCTGGACAACAACAAGGCCGACTACGTGGCGATCTTCTCGGGCGATCACATCTACAAGATGAACGTTGAGCACATGATCCAGACCCACATCGACACCCGCGCCGACATCACCATCGCCGCCTACCCCATGCCGCAGGAACAGGCCCACCAGTTCGGCATCATGCATGTGGACGAGCAGTGGAAGGTCACGGACTTTCTGGAAAAGCCCAAGGACCCCCCCAGCATTCCGGGGCAGCCCGGCACCAGCCTGACCAGCATGGGCAACTACATCTTCTCGCGCCGCGCCCTGGAAGAACTGCTGGTTACCAGCATGGGCGACGGTGAGGAAGGCTTCGACTTCGGCGGCGACGTGATTCCGCGTGCGCTGTCCGACGGCTATACCGTGATGGCCTATGACTTCCACAAGAACCCGATTCCCGGCCAGACCGGCCCCAACCTGTACTGGCGCGACGTGGGGACCCTGGACGCCTATTTCGAGGCCAACATGGATCTGGTCAGCATCAACCCCGAATTCGGGCTGTACAACGCCGAGTGGCCGCTGCGGACCAGCAGCGAGTTCTCGCCGCCCGCCAAGTTCGTCCACGAGAGCGAGGGCCGCAAGGGGCAGGCGTTCAACTCGATCATGGCGGGGGGCACCATCATCAGCGGCGGCACCGTGCGCGACAGCGTGCTGGGACGTGGCATTCACACCCACTCCTACTCGGTGGTCGAGAGCTGCGTGCTGTTCGACGAGGTGGAGGTCGGCAGGCACTCGCACCTGCGCCGGGCCATCGTGGACAAGGACGTGGTGATTCCGCCAGGCACCAAGATTGGTCTGGACGTGGAGGAGGACCGCGCGCGTGGGTTTACCGTCACCGAGAGCGGCGTGGTGGTGGTGCCGAAGGGCTACACCTTCTGA
- a CDS encoding Hsp20/alpha crystallin family protein, with product MNEPVLARLQHLMTLREEVETLGAGPWTPAADWADGDAHLTLYLDVPGIDPERLEMHEDGGLLTVAGERAAPQGLLSAERPAGVFRRVLSFPREVLPQTGEAQLAGGVLTVRFQKKHPTIDVRADVQDMRDR from the coding sequence ATGAATGAGCCGGTCCTGGCACGCCTGCAACACCTGATGACCCTGCGGGAGGAAGTCGAGACCCTGGGGGCCGGGCCCTGGACGCCCGCCGCCGACTGGGCCGACGGCGACGCCCACCTGACGCTGTACCTGGACGTGCCGGGCATTGACCCTGAACGTCTGGAAATGCACGAGGACGGCGGCCTGCTGACCGTGGCGGGCGAACGTGCCGCGCCGCAGGGCTTGCTGAGCGCCGAACGTCCGGCCGGGGTCTTCCGCCGGGTGCTGTCCTTCCCGCGCGAGGTGCTGCCGCAGACCGGTGAGGCGCAACTGGCAGGCGGCGTGCTGACCGTACGCTTCCAGAAGAAACACCCCACGATTGATGTCCGGGCCGATGTTCAGGACATGAGGGACCGGTAG
- the miaA gene encoding tRNA (adenosine(37)-N6)-dimethylallyltransferase MiaA: MPPPPALRIPLLTAPTAAGKSALALQLALELGLELVSADAFTVYRGLDIGTAKPTPTEQQAAPHHLLDVAGVSEGYDVARYVQQAEAAIGGVLERGRVPLVVGGTTFYLAALLRGLPLTPPADPQVRAAVEAELAQRGLDALLADIAARDPAEAARMERNPRRVVRATEVYRRTGQYPGSFGSRPPRFQYAVSAFTRPGPELEVRMTRRVQAMFAAGWAGEAAWLAARLDPATLPRPTAWQALGYREAWAVHTGALGEPEATARIVLASRQYAKRQLTAMRSQLGATILTPPEAETRLRGDVTAAHKLNVN; encoded by the coding sequence ATGCCCCCGCCGCCTGCCCTGCGCATTCCCCTGCTGACCGCCCCCACCGCCGCCGGGAAATCGGCGCTGGCGCTGCAACTGGCGCTGGAGCTTGGTCTGGAGCTGGTCTCGGCCGACGCCTTCACGGTGTACCGGGGCCTGGACATCGGCACGGCCAAGCCCACCCCCACCGAGCAGCAGGCCGCACCCCACCACCTGCTGGACGTGGCTGGGGTGAGCGAGGGCTACGACGTGGCCCGTTACGTGCAGCAGGCCGAGGCCGCCATTGGGGGTGTGCTGGAGCGTGGGCGCGTGCCGCTGGTGGTGGGCGGCACGACGTTCTATCTGGCTGCCCTGCTGCGTGGCCTGCCGCTGACCCCCCCTGCCGATCCACAGGTGCGCGCCGCCGTGGAGGCCGAACTGGCGCAGCGCGGGTTGGACGCCCTGCTGGCCGACATCGCCGCCCGCGATCCGGCAGAGGCGGCCCGCATGGAGCGCAACCCCCGCCGGGTCGTGCGCGCCACCGAGGTCTATCGCCGCACCGGGCAGTATCCCGGCTCGTTCGGGAGCCGCCCGCCACGCTTTCAGTACGCCGTGAGCGCCTTCACCCGCCCCGGTCCGGAACTGGAAGTCCGCATGACGCGGCGCGTGCAGGCCATGTTCGCCGCAGGCTGGGCAGGGGAGGCTGCGTGGCTGGCCGCCCGCCTGGATCCCGCCACGCTGCCGCGTCCCACCGCGTGGCAGGCCCTGGGCTACCGCGAGGCCTGGGCGGTCCACACCGGGGCATTGGGGGAACCGGAGGCGACGGCACGCATCGTGCTGGCCTCACGGCAGTACGCCAAGCGGCAGCTGACTGCCATGCGCAGCCAGCTGGGGGCCACCATCCTGACCCCGCCCGAGGCCGAAACGCGCCTGCGCGGGGACGTGACGGCCGCCCATAAGCTGAATGTTAATTAG
- a CDS encoding phytoene/squalene synthase family protein, whose product MFNASLPSSRHPAPAQAMAHCREVTREHSKTFYLGSRLFPLRQRQAVWAVYAACRGGDDIVDESTAQTVGAELDAWWGRIQNVFAGRSGADPVDTALAWAAHTYPIPLSAFAELHEGLRMDLNDHVYRDMDDLTLYCRRVAGVIGFMIAPVSGYSGGEKTLHHALMLGQAMQLTNILRDVGEDLGRGRVYLPQSLLAEYGVSRADLERGVVTPEYRALMAHLCALARDWYAEGRAGIPCLHGSARLAVATAARAYEGILDDLERAGYDNFRRRAYVSGTRKLLMLPCAWWELRGAVGG is encoded by the coding sequence ATGTTCAATGCCTCCCTGCCCTCCTCCCGTCACCCTGCCCCGGCGCAGGCCATGGCCCATTGCCGGGAGGTCACGCGGGAGCACAGCAAGACCTTTTACCTGGGATCGCGGCTGTTTCCGCTGCGGCAGAGGCAGGCGGTCTGGGCGGTGTACGCGGCCTGCCGGGGCGGAGACGACATTGTCGACGAGTCGACCGCCCAGACGGTGGGGGCGGAGCTGGACGCGTGGTGGGGCCGCATTCAGAATGTGTTTGCCGGGCGGTCCGGGGCTGACCCAGTGGACACGGCGCTGGCCTGGGCCGCCCACACCTACCCGATTCCGCTGTCGGCCTTCGCGGAGCTGCACGAGGGCCTGCGGATGGACCTGAATGATCACGTCTACCGCGACATGGACGACCTGACGCTGTACTGCCGGCGGGTGGCCGGGGTGATCGGGTTCATGATTGCCCCGGTCAGCGGCTACAGCGGCGGCGAGAAGACCCTGCATCACGCCCTGATGCTGGGACAGGCGATGCAATTGACCAACATCCTGCGCGACGTGGGCGAGGACCTGGGGCGCGGGCGGGTCTATCTGCCCCAGAGCCTGCTGGCCGAATACGGCGTGAGCCGCGCCGATCTGGAACGCGGCGTGGTCACCCCCGAGTACCGCGCCCTGATGGCCCACCTGTGCGCCCTGGCCCGCGACTGGTACGCCGAGGGACGCGCCGGCATTCCCTGCCTGCATGGCAGTGCCCGGCTGGCCGTCGCCACTGCTGCCCGCGCCTACGAGGGCATTCTGGACGATCTGGAGCGTGCCGGCTACGACAACTTCCGCCGTCGCGCCTATGTCAGCGGCACCCGCAAGCTGCTGATGCTGCCCTGCGCGTGGTGGGAACTGCGGGGCGCGGTGGGCGGATAG
- a CDS encoding YkvA family protein, whose amino-acid sequence MISRLKPIWRDALALLFAVWDARTPLTARLGAVLALAYALSPIDLIPDAVPVLGLGDDLLVVPAILALAARALPAPVLLSARARSAELQRRLPWLLPALGVGLILGAGLLVWALWQGLGG is encoded by the coding sequence GTGATCAGCCGTCTCAAGCCCATCTGGCGCGACGCGCTGGCCCTGCTGTTCGCGGTATGGGACGCCCGCACCCCCCTGACGGCGCGGCTGGGGGCGGTGCTGGCGCTGGCCTACGCCCTGAGTCCCATCGACCTGATTCCCGACGCGGTTCCCGTGCTGGGGTTGGGCGACGATCTGCTGGTGGTGCCCGCAATTCTGGCGCTGGCGGCCCGTGCCCTGCCCGCCCCGGTGCTGCTGAGCGCCCGTGCCCGCAGCGCGGAGCTGCAACGCCGGTTGCCGTGGCTGCTGCCCGCGCTGGGTGTTGGCCTGATTCTTGGCGCTGGCCTGCTGGTCTGGGCGCTGTGGCAGGGTTTAGGCGGATAG